Proteins encoded in a region of the Saccharothrix ecbatanensis genome:
- the trpD gene encoding anthranilate phosphoribosyltransferase: MERTWPSLLNRLIDRVDLSQDDTGWAMDQVMSGAATPAQIAAFAVALRAKGETPEEVDGIATMMLSHARRFTVEGRAADIVGTGGDNSGSVNISTMAAIVTAAAGVPVVKHGNRAASSQCGTADVLEALGVAIDLPPSGVQQTVEELGVGFCFARVFHPGFRHAGPPRAEIGIPTTFNLLGPLTNPAQPKVGLVGCARVAFAPLIAGVFARRGNTMLVVRGDDGMDEITTTTTTSVWVVDGGEVRTDRIDPSVLGIAAARPEDLKGGDASVNAEVVRELLAGKPGAVRDAVLLNAAGALATHAGLSGDLHADIANAMGRAAEAIDSGAAGDLLLKWAARSTELMAALSDA; encoded by the coding sequence GTGGAGCGCACCTGGCCGTCGCTGCTGAACCGGCTCATCGACCGGGTCGACCTGTCCCAGGACGACACGGGCTGGGCCATGGACCAAGTGATGTCCGGCGCCGCGACCCCGGCGCAGATCGCCGCGTTCGCGGTGGCGCTGCGGGCGAAGGGCGAGACGCCCGAAGAGGTCGACGGCATCGCCACGATGATGCTCAGCCACGCCCGCCGGTTCACCGTCGAGGGACGTGCCGCGGACATCGTCGGCACGGGCGGTGACAACTCCGGGTCGGTGAACATCTCGACCATGGCCGCGATCGTCACGGCCGCCGCCGGCGTGCCCGTGGTGAAGCACGGCAACCGCGCGGCGTCGTCCCAGTGCGGCACGGCGGACGTGCTGGAGGCGTTGGGCGTGGCCATCGACCTGCCGCCGTCGGGCGTGCAGCAGACGGTGGAGGAGCTGGGTGTCGGCTTCTGCTTCGCCCGGGTGTTCCACCCCGGTTTCCGCCACGCGGGCCCGCCCCGGGCGGAGATCGGCATCCCGACGACGTTCAACCTGCTCGGGCCGCTGACGAACCCGGCGCAGCCGAAGGTCGGGTTGGTCGGGTGCGCGCGGGTGGCGTTCGCGCCGTTGATCGCGGGTGTCTTCGCGCGTCGGGGCAACACGATGCTGGTCGTGCGCGGTGACGACGGGATGGACGAGATCACCACGACCACCACCACGTCGGTGTGGGTGGTCGACGGTGGCGAGGTGCGGACGGACCGGATCGATCCGTCGGTGCTCGGTATCGCGGCGGCGCGGCCGGAGGACCTCAAGGGCGGTGACGCTTCGGTCAACGCGGAGGTCGTGCGGGAACTGCTGGCCGGGAAGCCGGGTGCGGTGCGGGACGCGGTGCTGCTCAACGCGGCGGGCGCCCTGGCGACGCACGCCGGGCTGTCGGGCGACCTGCACGCGGACATCGCGAACGCCATGGGCCGGGCCGCCGAGGCGATCGACTCCGGCGCGGCGGGCGACCTGCTCCTGAAGTGGGCCGCGCGCTCGACCGAGCTGATGGCCGCCCTCTCCGACGCCTGA